In the genome of Pseudoalteromonas rubra, one region contains:
- a CDS encoding TOMM system kinase/cyclase fusion protein translates to MPLTQFSDPYIQDRFQSTQYELIHKIGEGGFGKVYKAKNKNTDQIVAIKFLALEPHLDEAKKHRYVERFKRETTLSSQLQHPHIVRLLDKGQVDENLLYGVFEYVEGQSLREHLIQEGALDAVDATDIMLQVLDALIHAHKQGIIHRDIKPANIMLTQAGAKTYAKILDFGIGTLSQENRHQDFATLTLTQETLGTPSYSAPEQLRGEPASAKTDIYVWGLVFLECLTGLPAVTGSSIASIYHKQLSDVHIPLPSALLGHPLSGLLRRVLQKNATERVISGEEAFTELNSMNVSNLVGVLADVQAQHGYDDATVVLRTDDPAHPGQQDYTTLTERKQITVMALRLSAKILDENAKDLDVIDTLFKSQRNTCIDIATRFGAYHVGNLADTALFYFGYPVASDNDTRLSARTALDVVSELGKRNALMQEAHGVQLNAHIGLHSGIFVTYANAVPEGHIANTAMQLARLAGERQILCTAESRAILEPYSEFDYFDNMPLGMAFEQQAIYNLKGEKRVEAFGFMRGTRHHHKLIGRQSELDKTLSIINNEQQNTRVAHIYGEAGIGKSRLLQEIRANAGKYQHLVAQCLPEHQNNALYPVLTLVRYLFNTNNLSNTEVIDLFVSLLKEQDSTLNTDAILPILMVWLNIELPEDMQPSSLAPDAQKELLFKGLSALLLSHKFSLSNHKLYIIEDIHWADSTTLEFIHHFAETLSDGSVLISTSRQPKPDSLHDLTLLELELHKLTAKATEDFIEQLFEGKAVSRNVRDILVSRTDGIPLFIEELVDMLKQKALVSEQSGEVNFVSPDKLDQVPSSLRESLQQKLDSLVHAKETAQLAATIGREFEYDLLVAASSLSEDQIQNDLNELIEKDLIIQQRRVENDSYIFKHALVRDAAYGSMSSSIAPTFHSAIADTMHANAKWNKDELYAVISKHFYLANKTMLFLAYSRKAIVHYSKLNSFTSANDIYRSCAETLKSNARDIDVIREEVKIIEAIYPCILSHEGSGSASVTELGERLSIIKNNNPSVELSKYSNFIIDWSEYQDLHFRSKTSDAYKKGRKLLSSLNKVGERQLYIITLAQFIQTEACIGKASEGIASGLEVLENYRLEEDSNLYRLFGWDPKCVASCQLSLIYAAIGDYEKAKYYIRQAYEHAVLIESEIDQDIAWAFEILVHYFSRDRELMEIATSRLSNDRNWQNDNWFRLFVQLGKDWLNNETDISSQFCNSILEQGRGGPFFYWFPMYLENALKTGEAQNTLVNTIKICLENNVQGPLLLLIELAKIHKVDLGVLNEKYKKLCFNEIQLNHTIQKMKDENNVC, encoded by the coding sequence ATGCCACTAACTCAATTTTCTGATCCTTACATCCAGGATCGCTTTCAGTCGACTCAATATGAGCTCATCCACAAGATCGGTGAAGGCGGCTTTGGTAAGGTCTATAAAGCGAAGAATAAAAACACCGATCAGATCGTGGCAATCAAGTTTCTGGCACTTGAACCACATCTGGACGAAGCCAAAAAGCACCGTTACGTTGAGCGATTTAAACGCGAAACCACTCTGAGCAGCCAGTTGCAGCACCCGCATATAGTGAGGCTGCTAGACAAAGGCCAGGTTGATGAAAACCTGCTATACGGTGTCTTTGAGTATGTGGAGGGTCAGTCCCTGCGCGAGCACCTGATCCAGGAAGGCGCATTAGACGCAGTAGACGCAACCGACATTATGTTGCAGGTGCTGGACGCACTGATCCATGCGCACAAACAAGGCATCATTCACCGGGACATCAAACCCGCGAATATCATGCTGACTCAGGCTGGCGCCAAAACCTATGCAAAAATTCTCGACTTTGGTATCGGTACGCTTAGCCAAGAAAACCGCCATCAGGACTTTGCGACACTGACACTCACGCAAGAAACCCTGGGTACGCCTTCTTATAGTGCCCCCGAGCAATTGCGTGGTGAACCAGCTTCAGCCAAAACTGATATCTATGTCTGGGGTCTGGTATTTTTAGAATGTCTGACTGGGTTACCTGCCGTAACTGGCTCTAGTATTGCATCGATTTATCACAAGCAGTTGAGCGATGTTCATATTCCGTTACCAAGCGCCCTGCTAGGCCATCCATTATCCGGATTACTACGCCGCGTATTACAAAAAAATGCAACTGAGCGGGTCATCTCTGGTGAAGAGGCATTTACTGAGCTCAACTCCATGAACGTCTCAAACCTGGTGGGCGTGCTGGCAGATGTGCAAGCGCAACATGGTTACGACGATGCCACAGTGGTGCTGCGTACGGATGATCCCGCTCATCCGGGTCAGCAAGATTACACAACGCTGACAGAGCGCAAGCAAATCACCGTAATGGCGTTGAGGCTGAGTGCTAAAATATTGGATGAAAACGCCAAAGATCTGGATGTCATAGACACTCTGTTTAAGTCGCAGCGTAACACCTGTATCGATATTGCAACCCGTTTTGGTGCCTACCATGTCGGCAACCTGGCTGATACCGCGCTATTCTATTTTGGCTACCCCGTTGCCAGTGATAACGACACCCGCCTGAGTGCACGTACCGCGCTGGATGTGGTGAGTGAGCTAGGCAAACGTAATGCGCTGATGCAGGAAGCCCACGGCGTGCAGCTGAATGCTCATATTGGCTTACATTCAGGTATTTTTGTCACTTACGCCAATGCCGTACCGGAAGGCCATATCGCCAATACAGCAATGCAGCTCGCGCGTCTTGCCGGTGAACGACAAATTTTGTGTACCGCAGAGTCACGCGCCATTCTTGAGCCTTACAGTGAGTTCGACTATTTCGACAATATGCCGCTTGGCATGGCGTTTGAGCAACAAGCCATTTATAACCTGAAGGGTGAAAAGCGGGTCGAAGCCTTTGGCTTTATGCGCGGCACACGCCACCATCACAAGCTCATCGGCCGTCAGAGCGAGCTCGATAAAACCCTGTCGATCATCAACAACGAACAACAGAATACCCGGGTTGCCCATATTTATGGAGAAGCAGGGATCGGTAAGTCACGTTTACTGCAGGAAATTCGCGCTAACGCCGGTAAATACCAGCACCTAGTTGCTCAGTGTCTGCCTGAGCATCAGAACAACGCGCTCTACCCTGTCCTGACACTGGTACGTTACCTGTTTAATACCAACAACCTCAGCAATACTGAGGTAATAGACTTGTTCGTGTCACTACTTAAAGAGCAGGACAGCACACTCAACACGGATGCCATTTTACCAATCCTGATGGTTTGGCTGAACATCGAATTGCCAGAAGACATGCAGCCGTCGTCACTGGCACCGGACGCGCAAAAAGAGCTACTGTTCAAAGGCCTGAGTGCCCTGCTGCTGTCACACAAATTCAGCCTCAGTAACCACAAGCTGTACATCATTGAAGATATTCACTGGGCGGACTCCACCACCTTAGAATTTATTCATCACTTTGCCGAGACCCTTAGTGATGGTAGCGTGCTGATCAGCACCTCGCGCCAGCCCAAGCCGGATAGCCTGCACGATCTCACATTGCTTGAGCTGGAGCTCCACAAGCTCACCGCCAAAGCTACCGAAGACTTCATCGAACAATTGTTCGAGGGCAAAGCCGTGTCACGAAACGTGCGCGATATCCTGGTTAGCCGCACCGACGGTATTCCACTGTTTATCGAAGAGCTGGTTGATATGCTGAAACAAAAGGCACTCGTCAGCGAGCAAAGCGGCGAAGTCAATTTCGTCAGCCCGGATAAACTCGATCAGGTCCCCAGCAGCCTGCGTGAATCACTTCAGCAAAAACTTGATAGCCTAGTGCATGCCAAAGAAACTGCACAACTCGCCGCCACCATTGGCCGCGAATTCGAATACGACCTGCTCGTCGCAGCGTCTTCTCTCAGTGAAGATCAGATCCAAAATGACCTCAACGAGCTGATTGAGAAAGACCTCATCATTCAACAACGCCGGGTTGAGAACGATAGCTATATCTTTAAACACGCGCTGGTGAGGGATGCGGCTTATGGGAGTATGAGTTCATCTATTGCTCCGACATTCCACAGTGCAATCGCAGATACCATGCACGCCAATGCAAAATGGAACAAAGATGAACTTTATGCAGTCATTTCAAAGCACTTTTATCTTGCCAATAAAACCATGCTGTTTTTGGCGTACTCGCGAAAAGCAATTGTACATTACTCCAAACTAAACAGCTTCACATCAGCGAATGATATATATCGTAGCTGCGCAGAAACGTTAAAAAGTAACGCTCGTGATATCGATGTGATCAGGGAGGAGGTGAAGATTATTGAGGCAATATACCCGTGTATTTTGTCTCATGAAGGCTCAGGTTCGGCTTCTGTAACAGAATTGGGTGAGCGCCTTTCAATTATTAAAAATAATAACCCCAGTGTAGAATTGAGTAAATACTCTAATTTCATTATAGATTGGAGCGAATACCAAGATTTACATTTTCGTTCAAAAACGTCTGATGCATACAAGAAAGGAAGGAAACTTCTTAGTTCACTAAATAAAGTCGGTGAAAGGCAACTATACATCATAACTTTAGCTCAATTTATTCAAACTGAGGCATGTATAGGAAAAGCGAGTGAAGGGATCGCGTCAGGCTTAGAAGTATTAGAGAATTATCGCTTAGAAGAAGACTCCAATTTATATAGGCTTTTTGGGTGGGATCCTAAGTGTGTTGCATCATGTCAATTATCGCTCATATACGCAGCTATAGGTGATTATGAAAAAGCGAAATATTACATCAGACAAGCATATGAACATGCAGTTCTAATTGAGAGTGAAATTGACCAAGACATTGCATGGGCATTTGAAATATTAGTTCATTATTTTTCTAGAGATAGAGAATTGATGGAAATAGCTACATCCAGACTTAGTAACGATAGGAATTGGCAAAATGACAATTGGTTTAGGCTTTTTGTCCAACTCGGAAAGGATTGGTTAAATAATGAAACTGATATTTCTTCGCAATTTTGTAACTCAATCCTTGAACAAGGTAGAGGTGGGCCTTTTTTCTACTGGTTTCCAATGTATTTAGAAAATGCATTAAAAACAGGTGAGGCTCAAAATACATTAGTCAATACAATTAAGATCTGTCTAGAAAATAATGTTCAGGGCCCTCTTCTCCTACTTATCGAGCTTGCGAAAATACATAAAGTAGATTTGGGAGTTCTGAATGAAAAGTATAAAAAGCTGTGTTTCAATGAGATACAATTAAATCACACAATCCAAAAAATGAAGGACGAAAATAATGTCTGCTAA
- a CDS encoding methionyl-tRNA formyltransferase, with product MEVKYALFSGSCLCLTAVQYLLQRGQLSCVVLIEAEPNPDLVQLQHFLHHHQIPMLQYKTESDDALIADLDRLGANSGIAYLFKHKLRAKLIDFFAGDVLNIHPSALPDYRGPMPVFWQLKSGADTVRLTLHKVAHQLDTGDIATHIDLPVHPFDTSQCFHQKIAQAVPALLEQFAQQQAAGTLNWQVQSDYIEMDGEQREPRYAAHVQVEDLLIDWRHHTSTEIVNLARAANAELGGARFKFREGMLQLMQASTMECKLAGIKPGTILELDRIKGLLVKTVDGAIRLDTILTEQGIFDGYRFAVLFGLEPGLEVAASSEGRM from the coding sequence ATGGAAGTGAAATATGCTTTGTTCAGCGGCAGTTGCTTATGCCTGACCGCCGTGCAGTACCTATTGCAAAGAGGCCAACTGAGTTGTGTGGTATTGATTGAAGCTGAACCCAATCCGGATCTCGTTCAGTTGCAGCACTTTTTGCACCACCATCAAATTCCCATGCTGCAGTATAAAACAGAATCGGACGATGCCTTGATTGCCGATCTCGACAGACTGGGAGCAAACAGTGGCATAGCCTATTTGTTTAAACATAAGCTTCGCGCCAAGCTGATAGACTTTTTTGCCGGTGATGTACTTAACATTCATCCCAGTGCATTGCCTGATTATCGTGGCCCAATGCCCGTGTTCTGGCAGCTTAAAAGTGGCGCGGACACCGTCAGGTTAACACTACACAAAGTTGCACATCAGCTTGATACTGGCGACATTGCTACGCACATCGATTTACCTGTGCACCCTTTTGATACTTCACAGTGCTTTCACCAGAAAATAGCCCAGGCAGTTCCCGCTTTGCTAGAGCAATTTGCTCAGCAACAGGCCGCTGGTACTTTGAACTGGCAAGTGCAAAGTGATTATATCGAAATGGATGGCGAGCAGCGTGAGCCTCGTTATGCAGCGCATGTTCAGGTGGAAGATTTATTGATTGACTGGCGACATCATACCAGCACTGAGATTGTCAATCTGGCGCGTGCAGCCAATGCTGAATTGGGTGGCGCCCGTTTCAAATTTCGTGAAGGTATGTTGCAGCTTATGCAGGCCAGCACTATGGAATGTAAGCTGGCAGGCATTAAGCCGGGTACGATTCTAGAGCTCGACAGAATCAAAGGGTTATTAGTTAAAACGGTTGATGGTGCTATTCGCCTGGATACGATTTTAACCGAGCAAGGTATTTTTGATGGCTACCGGTTTGCGGTGCTGTTTGGACTGGAACCTGGTTTAGAAGTGGCTGCCTCATCTGAGGGCAGAATGTAA
- a CDS encoding phage tail protein, with amino-acid sequence MSTDPYIGSMGTFGGAFTIRNFAMCLGQTMAISQNQALFALIGTIYGGDARTTYALPDLRGRSPVGQGVRPGGMDYRQGERQGTELVGIEIIHMPAHSHTAIFTPLGGTNPVSGTLQAATNAANTKTPDSSSYIAANNSEGFFKEGFASADLTTIKGLTVSGGGSAGGTVTVTNTGGSAPLNILNPVLPVNWLIATDGVFPPRN; translated from the coding sequence ATGTCTACTGACCCGTATATTGGCTCAATGGGTACCTTCGGCGGTGCTTTTACAATCAGAAATTTTGCAATGTGTTTAGGCCAGACTATGGCTATTTCACAAAATCAGGCGTTATTTGCGTTAATTGGGACTATTTATGGTGGTGATGCGCGTACCACTTACGCACTACCGGACCTGCGTGGCCGTAGCCCTGTAGGTCAGGGGGTACGCCCAGGCGGTATGGACTATCGTCAAGGTGAAAGACAAGGTACTGAGCTAGTAGGTATTGAGATTATTCATATGCCTGCGCACTCTCATACTGCGATTTTCACGCCGCTGGGTGGTACAAATCCAGTGAGTGGCACGTTACAGGCTGCTACTAATGCGGCAAATACTAAGACCCCGGATAGCAGCTCTTATATAGCGGCAAATAATAGTGAAGGCTTCTTCAAGGAAGGTTTTGCATCAGCAGATCTGACAACCATCAAAGGGCTAACCGTATCTGGTGGTGGCTCAGCGGGTGGTACTGTCACTGTTACTAACACGGGTGGCTCTGCCCCTTTGAATATATTAAACCCGGTATTACCGGTTAACTGGCTGATTGCAACAGACGGGGTGTTCCCACCTCGTAACTAA